ACCCCGCACATGCCGGGTACCTCGGCCCACTGGTCGGAGCTCATCACGTGGCAGGTGGAGGTGCCCATGATGGCGACCATCCGACCGGGTTCGACGGCGGTCGCGGCGGGTGCCGTGACATGGGCGTCGACGTTGCCGACGCAGACCGCGATGCCCTCCGGCAGCCCGGTCCAGGCGGCCGCCTCGGCCGTCAGCCCACCGGCACGGTCGCCGAGCTGACCGATCGGGTGCTCCAGCTTCTCGGTCACGAAGTCCGCGAAGTCCGGGTTGAGGGCGGCCAGGTACTCGCGCGAGGGGTAACTGCCGTCCTGGTACTGGCCCTTGTAACCCGCCGTGCAGGCGTTGCGGACGTACGTCCCGGACAGGCGCCACACGATCCAGTCGGCGGCCTCCACCCACCGCTCGACGCGGGCGTAGATCTCGGGGTCCTCCTCCAGCAGCTGAAGGGCCTTGGCGAACTCCCACTCCGAGGAGATCTTCCCGCCGTACCGCTTCAGCCACGGCTCCTTGCGCTGCTCCGCCAGCTCCGTGATCCGGTCGGCCTGCGCCTGTGCCGCGTGGTGGCGCCACAGCTTGACGTAGGCGTGCGGGCGGGAGGCGTACTCCGGCAGGTCGCACAGCGGGGTGCCGTCCGCCAGCACCGGCACCATCGTGCACGCGGTGAAGTCGGTGCCGATACCGATGACCTGCTCGGGACGGACTCCGGCACGCTCCAGCGCCTCGGGTACGGCGATCCGCAGCACGTCGATGTAGTCGGACGGGACCTGGAGCGCCCAGTCCGGCGGCAGCGCGGTCCCGTCGGGCAGCTGCCGGTCCAGGACGGCGTGCGGGTAGGGGTGCTCGGCGGCGGCCACCTCGGCGCCGTCGGACACCCGGACCACGACGGCCCGCCCCGAGAGAGTTCCGTAGTCGACCCCGACGACGTACGTTTCGGGTCGGGGCTGTTGTTCCTGGTTCTCGGCGTGCACCATCACACCACCCTTTGTTCGATATTTCGTATGGCGTTCGATATCCCGCGTGGGAGTATGACACGGTCCTTCCGCGGCAGGTAGATGGTGGTGGCCCGGAATGCGCACCGAACCACCACCACCGGCTAGCGGACGAGCTTCCAGTCCTGCGAACCGTCGTCGGCCGCGTTCTGGAGGGTCAGGGGCGCCGAGGTGGAGGCGCCGGTCAGATAGAGGCTCGTGTTCTTGACGGCCTGGAGCCGGTAGTAGCCGTCGGCGGACCTGACGAGGTTCCAGCTGCCCGTCGAGCTGTTGTCGACCCACTGGCCGATGCGCTGGCCCACGGTGGCGTTGCCCGTCCAGACGGCGGCGGAGCGGCCGCCCGACTTGTTCAGCAGGGTCGTACCGCCGCCCGGCTCGGTCACCACGTGCCAGTACTGGGTGTCCCGGTTCGCCGCCGCGCCCGAGTCCTCCAGGACCACGTCCGGGGTGTCCGCGTTGCCGAGGTTGGCGTCGTTGGTCCTGTTGCCGGTGCCGATCACCTGGCCCGTCTTCCGGTTGACCAGCCGGTAGTAGGCGCCGGCGGAGTCACCGAGGTCGACCTCGGCGTACGCGATCGTGGACGTGCCCTGGTTGTTGAGGATCGCGATGCGGCCGGTGCCGTCGACGTACTGGAGGTTGCGGCTGTAGGCCGCCGGTGAGGTGGTCTGGTACTCCGTCCACACTCCGTCGCTGCGTCCGCTGTCGTTGACCCACACGTCGCCGCTGTTGGACGCGTTGTAGACCAGTCGCCCGTCGGGCAGCCGGATCAGCACCGGGCTGCCCCCGCCGCTGAGCGGACGGGAACCCGCGACGACCGGCAGCGAGCCGACCGACATGCCCGTCTGGCTGCCCTTGAAGAACTTCAGCGGGTCGTCGGCGATCACGTACCGGGTGTTGGCGCCGCCGCCCCAGTACTCGAAGGTGAGCATCCACCTGCCGTCGGTCGTGGGCACGACGTTGGTCATGCCCGGCCGGCCTCCGCCGATCTCGGTCTTGCCGCCGCCCATGTCCTGGACGGATCCGGAGACGTCGACGACGGGGTCGCTCCAGCCGGCGCTCCTCCCGTCCCAGGTCCGGTGCACGAGGATCTGGCCGTGCGAGTCGGTCGCCGTGTCGTTGGCGGGGTCCTTCCTGGGGACGCCGGTGACCGGGTCGAAGCCGGTGTAGTCGTTCTCGTCGGAGTAGTAGCAGACCAGCTTGCCCTTGTGGACCATCAGGTACGGCTCCCAGAGCGGGTCCACCTGCCGGTACGTGTTGGCGGCGGCGACGTTCTGCCCGACCGCGCCCGCGCTGCCGCCCTGCCACCCGCCGGTCGCGACGACGTTGACGACCTTCCAGCTGCGGCCCTGGTCGGTGCTGGAGTACAGGGCGATGGCCAGGTCGCTGCGGTCCCCGTCGTTGTTCGCGGTCCAGTTCGGGTCGGCCGCCTTGTGCTCCTTGTAGTAGGCGTCGTCGCCGGAGACGACACTCGCCAGGAGCAGCGTGCCGGCCTTCATCCCGCCGACGCCCTGCGGGAGCACGTACAGGTACGGGTTGGTCCAATTGCTCGTGTACCGGGCGTACTTGGGGTCCTTGGAGAGGTACGCGGGAGCCTTGACCTCCGACAGGGGCTGCCAGCTCGTGCCGTCGTCGTCGCTCTTGTAGACCGGCAGGGTCTGGCCGGCCGCGCT
Above is a window of Streptomyces griseorubiginosus DNA encoding:
- the araB gene encoding ribulokinase, which translates into the protein MVHAENQEQQPRPETYVVGVDYGTLSGRAVVVRVSDGAEVAAAEHPYPHAVLDRQLPDGTALPPDWALQVPSDYIDVLRIAVPEALERAGVRPEQVIGIGTDFTACTMVPVLADGTPLCDLPEYASRPHAYVKLWRHHAAQAQADRITELAEQRKEPWLKRYGGKISSEWEFAKALQLLEEDPEIYARVERWVEAADWIVWRLSGTYVRNACTAGYKGQYQDGSYPSREYLAALNPDFADFVTEKLEHPIGQLGDRAGGLTAEAAAWTGLPEGIAVCVGNVDAHVTAPAATAVEPGRMVAIMGTSTCHVMSSDQWAEVPGMCGVVDGGILPGLWGYEAGQSGVGDIFGWFVRNGFPAGYAEEAAALGRDPHEHLTALAAEQAVGEHGLIALDWQSGNRSVLVDHDLSGVLVGLTLSTRPEDIYRALLEATAFGTRTIIEAFTASGVPVQELIIAGGLMKNALLMQIYADVTRLPLGVIDSAQGPALGSAMHAAVAAGAYPDIRAAAQAMGKARPAVYLPDPERAAAYDRLYAEYQLLHDYFGRGTNEVMHRLRRIRAEVSASS
- a CDS encoding RICIN domain-containing protein, whose amino-acid sequence is MAGAQAYNPTGGTLYQLGGEPCLKGRGNCAVYPKSAQLPGGRLVASFEKSTVVTSSGSAAGQTLPVYKSDDDGTSWQPLSEVKAPAYLSKDPKYARYTSNWTNPYLYVLPQGVGGMKAGTLLLASVVSGDDAYYKEHKAADPNWTANNDGDRSDLAIALYSSTDQGRSWKVVNVVATGGWQGGSAGAVGQNVAAANTYRQVDPLWEPYLMVHKGKLVCYYSDENDYTGFDPVTGVPRKDPANDTATDSHGQILVHRTWDGRSAGWSDPVVDVSGSVQDMGGGKTEIGGGRPGMTNVVPTTDGRWMLTFEYWGGGANTRYVIADDPLKFFKGSQTGMSVGSLPVVAGSRPLSGGGSPVLIRLPDGRLVYNASNSGDVWVNDSGRSDGVWTEYQTTSPAAYSRNLQYVDGTGRIAILNNQGTSTIAYAEVDLGDSAGAYYRLVNRKTGQVIGTGNRTNDANLGNADTPDVVLEDSGAAANRDTQYWHVVTEPGGGTTLLNKSGGRSAAVWTGNATVGQRIGQWVDNSSTGSWNLVRSADGYYRLQAVKNTSLYLTGASTSAPLTLQNAADDGSQDWKLVR